The following DNA comes from Triticum aestivum cultivar Chinese Spring chromosome 3D, IWGSC CS RefSeq v2.1, whole genome shotgun sequence.
NNNNNNNNNNNNNNNNNNNNNNNNNNNNNNNNNNNNNNNNNNNNNNNNNNNNNNNNNNNNNNNNNNNNNNNNNNNNNNNNNNNNNNNNNNNNNNNNNNNNNNNNNNNNNNNNNNNNNNNNNNNNNNNNNNNNNNNNNNNNNNNNNNNNNNNNNNNNNNNNNNNNNNNNNNNNNNNNNNNNNNNNNNNNNNNNNNNNNNNNNNNNNNNNNNNNNNNNNNNNNNNNNNNNNNNNNNNNNNNNNNNNNNNNNNNNNNNNNNNNNNNNNNNNNNNNNNNNNNNNNNNNNNNNNNNNNNNNNNNNNNNNNNNNNNNNNNNNNNNNNNNNNNNNNNNNNNNNNNNNNNNNNNNNNNNNNNNNNNNNNNNNNNNNNNNNNNNNNNNNNNNNNNNNNNNNNNNNNNNNNNNNNNNNNNNNNNNNNNNNNNNNNNNNNNNNNNNNNNNNNNNNNNNNNNNNNNNNNNNNNNNNNNNNNNNNNNNNNNNNNNNNNNNNNNNNNNNNNNNNNNNNNNNNNNNNNNNNNNNNNNNNNNNNNNNNNNNNNNNNNNNNNNNNNNNNNNNNNNNNNNNNNNNNNNNNNNNNNNNNNNNNNNNNNNNNNNNNNNNNNNNNNNNNNNNNNNNNNNNNNNNNNNNNNNNNNNNNNNNNNNNNNNNNNNNNNNNNNNNNNNNNNNNNNNNNNNNNNNNNNNNNNNNNNNNNNNNNNNNNNNNNNNNNNNNNNNNNNNNNNNNNNNNNNNNNNNNNNNNNNNNNNNNNNNNNNNNNNNNNNNNNNNNNNNNNNNNNNNNNNNNNNNNNNNNNNNNNNNNNNNNNNNNNNNNNNNNNNNNNNNNNNNNNNNNNNNNNNNNNNNNNNNNNNNNNNNNNNNNNNNNNNNNNNNNNNNNNNNNNNNNNNNNNNNNNNNNNNNNNNNNNNNNNNNNNNNNNNNNNNNNNNNNNNNNNNNNNNNNNNNNNNNNNNNNNNNNNNNNNNNNNNNNNNNNNNNNNNNNNNNNNNNNNNNNNNNNNNNNNNNNNNNNNNNNNNNNNNNNNNNNNNNNNNNNNNNNNNNNNNNNNNNNNNNNNNNNNNNNNNNNNNNNNNNNNNNNNNNNNNNNNNNNNNNNNNNNNNNNNNNNNNNNNNNNNNNNNNNNNNNNNNNNNNNNNNNNNNNNNNNNNNNNNNNNNNNNNNNNNNNNNNNNNNNNNNNNNNNNNNNNNNNNNNNNNNNNNNNNNNNNNNNNNNNNNNNNNNNNNNNNNNNNNNNNNNNNNNNNNNNNNNNNNNNNNNNNNNNNNNNNNNNNNNNNNNNNNNNNNNNNNNNNNNNNNNNNNNNNNNNNNNNNNNNNNNNNNNNNNNNNNNNNNNNNNNNNNNNNNNNNNNNNNNNNNNNNNNNNNNNNNNNNNNNNNNNNNNNNNNNNNNNNNNNNNNNNNNNNNNNNNNNNNNNNNNNNNNNNNNNNNNNNNNNNNNNNNNNNNNNNNNNNNNNNNNNNNNNNNNNNNNNNNNNNNNNNNNNNNNNNNNNNNNNNNNNNNNNNNNNNNNNNNNNNNNNNNNNNNNNNNNNNNNNNNNNNNNNNNNNNNNNNNNNNNNNNNNNNNNNNNNNNNNNNNNNNNNNNNNNNNNNNNNNNNNNNNNNNNNNNNNNNNNNNNNNNNNNNNNNNNNNNNNNNNNNNNNNNNNNNNNNNNNNNNNNNNNNNNNNNNNNNNNNNNNNNNNNNNNNNNNNNNNNNNNNNNNNNNNNNNNNNNNNNNNNNNNNNNNNNNNNNNNNNNNNNNNNNNNNNNNNNNNNNNNNNNNNNNNNNNNNNNNNNNNNNNNNNNNNNNNNNNNNNNNNNNNNNNNNNNNNNNNNNNNNNNNNNNNNNNNNNNNNNNNNNNNNNNNNNNNNNNNNNNNNNNNNNNNNNNNNNNNNNNNNNNNNNNNNNNNNNNNNNNNNNNNNNNNNNNNNNNNNNNNNNNNNNNNNNNNNNNNNNNNNNNNNNNNNNNNNNNNNNNNNNNNNNNNNNNNNNNNNNNNNNNNNNNNNNNNNNNNNNNNNNNNNNNNNNNNNNNNNNNNNNNNNNNNNNNNNNNNNNNNNNNNNNNNNNNNNNNNNNNNNNNNNNNNNNNNNNNNNNNNNNNNNNNNNNNNNNNNNNNNNNNNNNNNNNNNNNNNNNNNNNNNNNNNNNNNNNNNNNNNNNNNNNNNNNNNNNNNNNNNNNNNNNNNNNNNNNNNNNNNNNNNNNNNNNNNNNNNNNNNNNNNNNNNNNNNNNNNNNNNNNNNNNNNNNNNNNNNNNNNNNNNNNNNNNNNNNNNNNNNNNNNNNNNNNNNNNNNNNNNNNNNNNNNNNNNNNNNNNNNNNNNNNNNNNNNNNNNNNNNNNNNNNNNNNNNNNNNNNNNNNNNNNNNNNNNNNNNNNNNNNNNNNNNNNNNNNNNNNNNNNNNNNNNNNNNNNNNNNNNNNNNNNNNNNNNNNNNNNNNNNNNNNNNNNNNNNNNNNNNNNNNNNNNNNNNNNNNNNNNNNNNNNNNNNNNNNNNNNNNNNNNNNNNNNNNNNNNNNNNNNNNNNNNNNNNNNNNNNNNNNNNNNNNNNNNNNNNNNNNNNNNNNNNNNNNNNNNNNNNNNNNNNNNNNNNNNNNNNGTATAACATACCCGACCAGGCGTCGTTGAATAGACAACCTCCAGCTTCCCGAGAAAACATCCAAAAACCTGGTGGACGGAAAGAGGTCCGACCATGTGGCTTTCAATAGACAACCTCCAACAGTCAGGTGGACAGAAAGGGGGAAGATATCTGGTGCTCCGGGAGCACCTAAACTTAGGTGCTCCGGGAGCTTCTCAGCCGTTGGATCTAAAATCCAAAGGCCAAGGAGAGAGCTCGCGCATTTATTCAAAAAACACCCCTAGAAGTCCATTATTACAACCAGATGCAACGCATCCCTAGATGACCGTTAGATTATAGATCCAACGGCTGAGGAGCTCCGGGAGCACCTAAACTTAGGTGCTCCCGTAGCACCTGATATTTTCCCGACAGAAAGGGTCGTGaacagcggggaacgagcagcgaGCCAAAGCCCCCTCCCAGACAGGCAGAGGGGCACCACGAATTGATTGGATGGTGAAGGAGTCACGCGATGCCACGGATGGTCTAAGGAGGCGGGTACTCTAAAATTATTTAAAGGAGTAATACTCAGTCAACTTTGGAGTATCAGTACGTCAAGCAAAAATATTAGAAACTAGACGGCTGTTCTCCATGTTTTATCTGCCGGCCTGAGGCTTACAGTTATTCTAGTGATTCCTTGACTGCTTCATGTAGTCGCCAGCAAGTAACTAGCCATGCGTATAAACTATGTATAAATCCAATAATTGGGGTAGCCTTTCTTGTGCAAAGACAATGAAAGACGATAAGAACAAATTAATATCAGGCATTAGGACAACGGACTTGACAGGCTTGCCGTTCCTTGTAAATAGAAAAATGCAGGACGGCAGGGACAATTGTACTCCACTATTCTTGTTCATGTAGAAGTGAAGGTCACTTAATGTCACATATGACTTTTACCTACCCTGCAAAGTGCCAAATGTCTTGTGAAGGTAACTAGATGATGGAAGATATCCTCAGACAGTCAGTAAGAAAGAGAAAAATAAGCAGGTATTACTCTTTTTATTGACTAGTTACCGCCATATGACAAGCCCTGTCTATTCTGCATACAAGTGGCACATACCACAGACAAGAGTTTGCAGTTTCTTTCACACTACAATGGCTATATATACACCAAACAAACGAAGGGATAGTTAGCACTTGCGTGTGGCTGAGCTGCATACAACCACATCACACAAATGAGTGTCGCAGGCATAGCAGCCCTGCTGCTGCTTCTGGCCACCATGTTAGTGTTAGTCTTGGCCAACGTAGCGGTGCCTAACTGCACCAGCAGATGCGGCAACATAAGCATACCTTACCCATTTGGCATCACCGCCGGGTGCCACCGTGAGGGCTTCAAGCTTGCATGCAACGAGACATATCATCCCCCAAAGCTCTTCATGGACAGTTCCGGAGTCGAAGTGCTTGAAATATCATCGCCAAACAGCACACTGTACATTGACAGTGGGATCCTCACCTTGGCGGGGGATGAGTCGGACGACGGTCACATCCGTATGAATTGGTCAGTCCCCCTTGACGACACCTTGTATAGGGTAGCAGCAGGCAAGAACGAAATCATTGTTCTGGGGTGTGGAATCAATATGATTGTTCAATGGCCTGATCCTGGCAAATGGCCTTATCCTGGCGACGAATCTACTCCAACCAGCAATTGTATCTCGGAATGCATGGCGGGTGCGGGTCATCCAGTGATAGCAACTAATGGCACATGTCCTGGCATTGGTTGCTGCAGTATAGACATGCATTCTGAGTCAAATAGGTTTCCCATCAAGTACACCATTGACAAAGAGAACTTGCCGCCGGTTAACGCAAGTCTGCTTTGGTGGAGAGCAAATGGTGGAGCAAGATGAAGAATATCATGATGCTGCAGAAGGCGGCATCGTCTGACACGAGCCTTGGTGCCTCCAAAGGCGTACTACACCCCATACCAGGGGTACCGATTAGAACGGCTATCAGGTGGATGTTCAGTAACTTGTCATGTGATGCGGCTAGCAATTCAAGTGACTTTGGGTGCCTCAGCGACAGGAGTAAGTGCCTTGAGTATCCTATATCAGATGATTCAACTGGAGGTTACACATGCCAGTGTTGGCATGGCTACCATGGCAACCCTTACGTGCAACATGGATGCCAAGGTATGCTACCAGACTCCCTGTATTTCATATTTTGATGGCTAGTGTATAATCAGTAGTGCACAAAGCCCGAAACTACTTAGCTTCATTACTACTGCAGATATCGACGAGTGTACAAGTCAAGGCGAGTACCCCTGCTTTGGTCAGTGCATCAATCTGATAGGGTCATATACTTGTACCTGTCCGCATGGCACCACTGGTGATCCCCGAAAACAAAATGGATGTTCTTCAACCAAAGAAATTTTTTCAGGTAATGGACAAGATTGGAAGAGAACGATCTTTTTCAATAACTTTGTAATATGAGCACAATATTACCATATCATTAATATTCATGACTCTTCGAGATTTTTTTATTTACTCAAAATCTAGATGCAAGTAAACTGATTATCCACTCTCCAGGATATACAACAGTGGTAGGAATCGGCAGCTGTGTAGGAACTCTTCTAATTATCCTCAGTATTCTCATTATAAGACGAAAGCTCTTAGTTTGGAAAGCAAGGAAGTCAAGAGAATTTTTCTTCAAAAAGAACAGAGGGTTGTTGCTACAGCGGCTTGTAGACAAGGATATTGCTGAAAGGATGCTGTTCAGTTTACAGGAGCTTGAGAAGGCAACAAATAAGTTTGACGAGGCTCGAAAACTCGGAGGTGGAGGCCACGGTACTGTCTACAGAGGGATTTTATCTGACAAACATGTTGTTGCCATCAAGAAGTCAAAAGTTGTAATCCAGAGAGAAACAGATGATTTCATCAATGAGGTTGCCATCCTTTCTCAGGTGAACCACAGGAACGTAGTGAAGCTTTTCGGATGTTGTCTCGAGACAGAAGTTCCATTGTTGGTCTACGAATTCATTTCAAATGGAACTCTTTCTGATCATCTTCATGCCGGTACACCACTATCAATGCCATGGAAAGACCGGCTCAGAATAGCCATTGAAACCTCAAGGTGCCTTGCTTATCTGCACTCAGCTGCTTCAGTATCAATAGTCCATAGAGATGTCAAGTCCGCAAACGTACTACTTGATGATCGCGTCACAGCCAAAGTATCGGATTTTGGAGCTTCAAGAGGCATCCCCATTGACCAAACTGGAGTCACAACTGCCGTTCAAGGAACTTTCGGACATTTGGATCCGGAATACTACCACACACGGCGACTCACCGAGAAAAGTGATGTATATAGCTTTGGTGTCATGCTTGTGGAGCTATTAACAAGGAAGAAGCCATGTGTCGACCTGTCAACACCAGGAGCCAGTCTAATTGCTGAATTCATCTTGCGAGTGAACCAAGACAAAATCTGTGAGATGCTAGACCAGCAAGTCATCGAAGAAGGGACTGAAGAGGCCAAACAAGTTGCAGCAGTAGCACTGATGTGCTTAAGTTTAAAGGGTGAAGATAGGCCCACAATGAGGCAAGTTGAGACAAAACTTGAAGTGATCCAAACTGTAGAAAGAAATACACCAGTGGAACAAACCAACGCCAATGCTGATGATGACAACTTCAGTAGACGATATAGTATGGAGGAAGAGTGCATGTCATCTATGAGTTTCCCTAGGTAGACCTGGTTGATATCCCTTTTGTTGGATTTCAATTTTTGAAGCTAGCGGGTGCCCCATCCTGCCTCAGAAATTTTTCTGTCTTTCTTGGTTCTTCAGTAAATTGCCACGTCCTATTTAAATATGCTTAGATGACAGCAGCATCGGCATGTAGCACCGCAGTAACaacacaagtactccctccgtttttatgtACTCCGCATATTcgctttgactgaagtcaaactttataaagtttgatcaagtttgtagaaaacaatatgaacatttacagTAACAAATTTATATGATGTGAAAAAATATGCAATGATGAATTGAATGATATATATTTGATGGTGTATATGTTAATAGTTTTTTCTACAAACTTGCAGTGGTTTAGGATTACATTTGCAGTGGTCGCAGGGCCCAACCGAATACACTGACTTAGCTAGTGGTTTTgcgaaaaaagaaaaacaaagctaGTAGCTTTGCACATTCGTGAAACCTTCCACCGGTTTCGGTAAGGTAAGGTTTCACATAGTTTTTTTCTCCCTTTTCTATGTCTTTATCAGTTTTCTATTGGATTATCTACTTTTGGTTCTCTTTCTTTTTATATGTTTTTCACATTGACTTTTTAAAATGCACTAGGAAACATGCCCGtacattgcaacgggagaaaaaggtATCACACGCGTGCACTTTAGACGGCGACTATTAGCCTCCGCCCTTACTATTTTCCTCCGGTGACACGGGGCACGTGGTTTCCTTAACCCTTGGCCTGGATCCATGCAGCGCATTTGCCTGAAGGGCGAAGGTTCTTCCATCCCGGCAGCGTCCGACGGCTCCCAACATGACTGCTTCCCCTCTGGCACATTCCCGGCTGTGTGGATGCCCAAGACACGGTGTCGATGGTGACGCTATTCATCAACTGAAGGTAAAAAGGCAAGTCAATAAGTCTTACTGTTTGTGTTTTCCATCAAAAGACTAAAAATGGCTGTAGTTTTATCATGGAGTTTGGCATATTTGACATAGATGCCTACTTGGTTATAAATATCTTAACCTTCGGACGTTTGAAGCCATTGTGAAACAGTAGCCAAGTCGTATCAAGAATGCTAACTTGTATATTTTTCAGTCTAGTGTTCTACTGCCTCTGTCGACGTTTATAGACACTAGTGTAATGCCAAAAAATgttttatattttgggacggaaggagtagaATTGATTAAGACGCTATGCGGTTGGTGGCTCGTTTCGTTGGCCGCATCAGCACATTATATAATATAGGCTATGACAAAACTTGCCAGCAAAAGAAGAATGCCAAAAATGAAGCATATTTTATACGCCTTCTGAGAGGTTTCCATATAACACTAAATTAccattattattattttccatCACGAACAACCCAAATGTATTAGTGAACTGAGCTCAGTTGGTTAGGTTATTACTTCGTATTGAAACCTACTTACCCAGGTTCAAGTTCTAGACTACCAGCGCAAGTTCTAGACTACGAACAACCCAAACTTACTTAGTCAATTTTCGGTGCTATTCATGCAGGACAATGTGTTCGTCAACCACGAGGTGCGTATgatgacttcatcaatctcaaaatTTACAAGATCAGTCATCTCTTGGAGATACTCTTAGAAATAGGGCGCGCTTTTGTCGCCAATATGAGGTGAGTGTACATATGCACCATGTATATGTATGTGTCTACATGTGAATGTGTTTCTAAAAAGAGCCCAAACGCATTCTCGCAAGACAAAGGGTGAAACAGAAATATACCTTACCACCGCGGAATAAAAGATGTGATCAAATGCTTACTACTCACCTCTTTCAAAGTTGAAGTAGAAACAAAACATTACTAGAGCATGCATTCAAAGCAGTTCCCACGTAAGGGGTAAATGCACGACTTGTGCTTGATCAAGCGGAGAATCTCCTCGGAGCGCTGCACCTCAATGATGGTGAGCATGACCACTGTGCAGTAGTAGTTGGCGACACAGAAGCGGCCACCACCTAGGTGCACGAGACACGAGCGACCCTGTAGCTCCATGCACCCCTCGGGTGCGGTATAACATACCCGACCAGGCGTCGTTGAATAGACAACCTCCAGCTTCCCGAGAAAACATCCAAAAACCTGGTGGACGGAAAGAGGTCCGACCATGTGGCTTTCAATAGACAACCTCCAACAGTCAGGTGGACAGAAAGGGGGAAGATATCTGGTGCTCCGGGAGCACCTAAACTTAGGTGCTCCGGGAGCTTCTCAGCCGTTGGATCTAAAATCCAAAGGCCAAGGAGAGAGCTCGCGCATTTATTCAAAAAACACCCCTAGAAGTCCATTATTACAACCAGATGCAACGCATCCCTAGATGACCGTTAGATTATAGATCCAACGGCTGAGGAGCTCCGGGAGCACCTAAACTTAGGTGCTCCCGTAGCACCTGATATTTTCCCGACAGAAAGGGTCGTGaacagcggggaacgagcagcgaGCCAAAGCCCCCTCCCAGACAGGCAGAGGGGCACCACGAATTGATTGGATGGTGAAGGAGTCACGCGATGCCACGGATGGTCTAAGGAGGCGGGTACTCTAAAATTATTTAAAGGAGTAATACTCAGTCAACTTTGGAGTATCAGTACGTCAAGCAAAAATATTAGAAACTAGACGGCTGTTCTCCATGTTTTATCTGCCGGCCTGAGGCTTACAGTTATTCTAGTGATTCCTTGACTGCTTCATGTAGTCGCCAGCAAGTAACTAGCCATGCGTATAAACTATGTATAAATCCAATAATTGGGGTAGCCTTTCTTGTGCAAAGACAATGAAAGACGATAAGAACAAATTAATATCAGGCATTAGGACAACGGACTTGACAGGCTTGCCGTTCCTTGTAAATAGAAAAATGCAGGACGGCAGGGACAATTGTACTCCACTATTCTTGTTCATGTAGAAGTGAAGGTCACTTAATGTCACATATGACTTTTACCTACCCTGCAAAGTGCCAAATGTCTTGTGAAGGTAACTAGATGATGGAAGATATCCTCAGACAGTCAGTAAGAAAGAGAAAAATAAGCAGGTATTACTCTTTTTATTGACTAGTTACCGCCATATGACAAGCCCTGTCTATTCTGCATACAAGTGGCACATACCACAGACAAGAGTTTGCAGTTTCTTTCACACTACAATGGCTATATATACACCAAACAAACGAAGGGATAGTTAGCACTTGCGTGTGGCTGAGCTGCATACAACCACATCACACAAATGAGTGTCGCAGGCATAGCAGCCCTGCTGCTGCTTCTGGCCACCATGTTAGTGTTAGTCTTGGCCAACGTAGCGGTGCCTAACTGCACCAGCAGATGCGGCAACATAAGCATACCTTACCCATTTGGCATCACCGCCGGGTGCCACCGTGAGGGCTTCAAGCTTGCATGCAACGAGACATATCATCCCCCAAAGCTCTTCATGGACAGTTCCGGAGTCGAAGTGCTTGAAATATCATCGCCAAACAGCACACTGTACATTGACAGTGGGATCCTCACCTTGGCGGGGGATGAGTCGGACGACGGTCACATCCGTATGAATTGGTTAGTCCCCCTTGACGACACCTTGTATAGGGTAGCAGCAGGCAAGAACGAAATCATTGTTCTGGGGTGTGGAATCAATATGATTGTTCAATGGCCTGATCCTGGCAAATGGCCTTATCCTGGCGACGAATCTACTCCAACCAGCAATTGTATCTCGGAATGCATGGCGGGTGCGGGTCATCCAGTGATAGCAACTAATGGCACATGTCCTGGCATTGGTTGCTGCAGTATAGACATGCATTCTGAGTCAAATAGGTTTCCCATCAAGTACACCATTGACAAAGAGAACTTGCCGCCGGTTAACGCAAGTCTTGCTTTGGTGGAGAGCAAATGGTGGAGCAAGATGAAGAATATCATGATGCTGCAGAAGGCGGCATCGTCTGACACCAGCCTTGGTGCCTCCAAAGGCGTACTACACCCCATACCAGGGGTACCGATTAGAACGGCTATCAGGTGGATGTTCAGTAACTTGTCATGTGATGCGGCTAGCAATTCAAGTGACTTTGGGTGCCTCAGCGACAGGAGTAAGTGCCTTGAGTATCCTATATCAGATGATTCAACTGGAGGTTACACATGCCAGTGTTGGCATGGCTACCATGGCAACCCTTACGTGCAACATGGATGCCAAGGTATGCTACCAGACTCCCTGTATTTCATATTTTGATGGCTAGTGTATAATCAGTAGTGCACAAAGCCCGAAACTACTTAGCTTCATTACTACTGCAGATATCGACGAGTGTACAAGTCAAGGCGAGTACCCCTGCTTTGGTCAGTGCATCAATCTGATAGGGTCATATACTTGTACCTGTCCGCATGGCACCACTGGTGATCCCCGAAAACAAAATGGATGTTCTTCAACCAAAGAAATTTTTTCAGGTAATGGACAAGATTGGAAGAGAACGATCTTTTTCAATAACTTTGTAATATGAGCACAATATTACCATATCATTAATATTCATGACTCTTCGAGATTTTTTTATTTACTCAAAATCTAGATGCAAGTAAACTGATTATCCACTCTCCAGGATATACAACAGTGGTAGGAATCGGCAGCTGTGTAGGAACTCTTCTAATTATCCTCAGTATTCTCATTATAAGACGAAAGCTCTTAGTTTGGAAAGCAAGGAAGTCAAGAGAATTTTTCTTCAAAAAGAACAGAGGGTTGTTGCTACAGCGGC
Coding sequences within:
- the LOC123075767 gene encoding wall-associated receptor kinase 3-like, producing MSVAGIAALLLLLATMLVLVLANVAVPNCTSRCGNISIPYPFGITAGCHREGFKLACNETYHPPKLFMDSSGVEVLEISSPNSTLYIDSGILTLAGDESDDGHIRMNWLVPLDDTLYRVAAGKNEIIVLGCGINMIVQWPDPGKWPYPGDESTPTSNCISECMAGAGHPVIATNGTCPGIGCCSIDMHSESNRFPIKYTIDKENLPPVNASLALVESKWWSKMKNIMMLQKAASSDTSLGASKGVLHPIPGVPIRTAIRWMFSNLSCDAASNSSDFGCLSDRSKCLEYPISDDSTGGYTCQCWHGYHGNPYVQHGCQGYTTVVGIGSCVGTLLIILSILIIRRKLLVWKARKSREFFFKKNRGLLLQRLVDKDIAERMLFSLQELEKATNKFDEARKLGGGGHGTVYRGILSDKHVVAIKKSKVVIQRETDDFINEVAILSQVNHRNVVKLFGCCLETEVPLLVYEFISNGTLSDHLHAGTPLSMPWKDRLRIAIETSRCLAYLHSAASVSIVHRDVKSANVLLDDRVTAKVSDFGASRGIPIDQTGVTTAVQGTFGHLDPEYYHTRRLTEKSDVYSFGVMLVELLTRKKPCVDLSTPGASLIAEFILRVNQDKICEMLDQQVIEEGTEEAKQVAAVALMCLSLKGEDRPTMRQVETKLEVIQTVERNTPVEQTNANADDDNFSRRYSMEEECMSSMSFPR